The following proteins are co-located in the Bacteroidales bacterium genome:
- a CDS encoding MarR family transcriptional regulator codes for MLTQEKITRETIEETGKVFEKFGLTPMQGRIIAYFTVSDPPEKTFDELVKYFKASKSSVSNSLNYLLQNKIIDYKTFASDRKRYFYLTDSFFRVYFMKVLDNVTELKEYAYRTVSMRTPEYPVASEKILKWIENANRFQESLEITLESVKTENTGRNI; via the coding sequence ATGCTCACTCAGGAAAAAATCACACGTGAAACAATCGAAGAAACAGGTAAAGTATTTGAGAAATTCGGACTTACACCCATGCAAGGGAGAATAATTGCTTATTTCACTGTTAGTGATCCGCCTGAGAAAACTTTTGATGAACTTGTGAAATACTTCAAAGCCAGCAAGAGCTCTGTAAGTAACTCACTTAATTATCTGCTTCAGAACAAAATAATTGATTATAAAACTTTCGCTTCCGACAGAAAGCGTTACTTCTACCTTACCGATTCTTTTTTCAGGGTTTATTTCATGAAAGTCCTCGACAATGTTACTGAACTCAAAGAATATGCTTACAGAACAGTATCTATGCGTACTCCCGAGTATCCGGTTGCAAGTGAGAAAATTCTGAAGTGGATTGAAAATGCCAACAGATTCCAGGAATCACTTGAAATTACATTGGAATCAGTTAAAACTGAGAATACAGGTAGGAATATTTAA
- a CDS encoding sugar MFS transporter: protein MTTSNSPKAISRKDYIFSVTIIGLFFFIFGFVTWLNGILIPFLRTACELNDFQAYFVTFAFYVSYLVMALPSSVLLKKTGFKNGMSIGLWIMAAGAMIFIPAAMTRTFGLFLLGLFVEGTGLALLQTASNPYITIIGPPETAAKRISIMGIANKFAGAIAPIILASVILKDSTILEEKLAQAADAAQRTLLLDELASRVIMPYIIMAVILVLLGLLLKFAHLPEVDTDAEDATSGEANAKKTSIWQFPHLILGVVALFFYVGVEVIAGDSIIRYGQSIGMDMESAKYYTSLTLFSMILGYLSGIMFIPKYFTQVTALKVSTILGVIFSLGAIFTPSTAVFTMPFIDIMTFKSIELVLPVTVLFVALLGLANALVWPAMWPLALAGLGRFTKTASALLIMAIAGGAILPLVYGKLAVNFSTQSAYWLCVPAYLIIMYYAFIGHKAGK from the coding sequence ATGACAACCAGCAACTCTCCAAAAGCCATCAGCAGGAAAGACTACATTTTTTCTGTAACGATTATCGGCCTTTTCTTTTTCATTTTCGGTTTTGTAACCTGGCTTAACGGAATATTAATTCCATTCCTCAGGACAGCCTGCGAACTAAATGATTTTCAGGCCTATTTTGTAACATTTGCCTTTTATGTTTCATATCTCGTAATGGCTCTTCCCTCTTCAGTTCTGCTTAAGAAAACAGGATTTAAGAACGGAATGTCAATCGGTTTGTGGATAATGGCAGCCGGCGCAATGATCTTCATACCGGCAGCAATGACAAGAACATTCGGGCTTTTCCTGCTGGGACTTTTTGTTGAAGGTACAGGACTTGCACTTCTTCAAACTGCATCAAATCCATATATCACAATTATAGGCCCGCCTGAGACTGCTGCCAAACGAATAAGCATAATGGGTATTGCTAATAAATTTGCTGGTGCCATTGCTCCTATTATTCTTGCAAGTGTAATATTGAAAGACTCAACGATTCTTGAAGAAAAGCTTGCACAGGCTGCTGATGCAGCACAACGTACTTTATTACTGGATGAACTTGCAAGCAGAGTTATAATGCCGTATATTATTATGGCAGTGATCCTTGTGCTGCTTGGTTTACTGCTCAAGTTCGCTCACCTGCCTGAGGTTGATACTGATGCTGAGGATGCCACAAGCGGAGAAGCAAATGCAAAAAAAACAAGTATATGGCAGTTTCCTCACCTTATTCTGGGTGTTGTTGCCCTGTTCTTCTATGTAGGAGTTGAAGTTATTGCAGGCGACAGTATAATAAGGTATGGGCAATCAATAGGAATGGATATGGAGTCGGCAAAGTATTATACTTCCCTTACACTCTTCAGCATGATCCTTGGTTATCTGTCCGGAATTATGTTCATTCCAAAGTATTTCACCCAGGTAACTGCACTTAAAGTGTCTACCATTCTTGGAGTTATTTTCTCTCTTGGAGCCATTTTTACACCGTCTACAGCAGTATTCACAATGCCGTTTATTGATATAATGACTTTTAAATCAATAGAGCTGGTTCTGCCGGTCACTGTACTGTTCGTTGCGCTGCTCGGACTCGCAAACGCTCTTGTATGGCCTGCGATGTGGCCTCTTGCACTTGCCGGTCTTGGACGTTTTACAAAAACCGCATCTGCACTTCTTATTATGGCAATAGCCGGCGGAGCAATACTTCCACTGGTATATGGGAAATTAGCAGTGAATTTCTCAACTCAGAGTGCATACTGGTTATGTGTGCCTGCATACCTTATTATAATGTACTACGCTTTCATTGGACATAAAGCCGGAAAATAA